One genomic window of Chanos chanos chromosome 13, fChaCha1.1, whole genome shotgun sequence includes the following:
- the LOC115826205 gene encoding transcription factor Sox-9-A-like, with the protein MNLLDPYLKMTDEQDKCHSDAPSPSMSEDSAGSPCPSGSGSDAENTRPSDNHLMRPDGPLGDFKKDEEDKFPVCIREAVSQVLKGYDWTLVPMPVRVNGSSKNKPHVKRPMNAFMVWAQAARRKLADQYPHLHNAELSKTLGKLWRLLNEVEKRPFVEEAERLRVQHKKDHPDYKYQPRRRKSVKNGQADPEDGEQTHISPNAIFKALQQADSPASSMGEVHSPGDHSGQSQGPPTPPTTPKTDLPSSKADLKREGRPLQEGTGKQLNIDFREVDIGELSSDVISNMEPFDVNEFDQYLPPHGHPGVPVANPVQAYSGNYSLSNSSVNQAPGAAGHGWMSKQQQQPQQQQQQQQQQHSLTTLGSGGEQSQGQQRTTQIKTEQLSPNHYSEQQGSPQHITYGSFNLQHYSASSYPSIARTQYDYPDHQGGANSYYSHATGQSSGLYSTFSYMSPTQRPMYTPIADTAGVPSIPQTHSPQHWEQQPVYTQLSRP; encoded by the exons ATGAATCTACTCGATCCATACCTGAAAATGACCGACGAGCAGGACAAGTGTCATTCTGACGCCCCAAGTCCAAGCATGTCCGAAGACTCAGCCGGATCCCCGTGTCCATCTGGATCAGGCTCCGACGCTGAAAATACAAGACCATCCGACAATCATTTAATGAGACCAGACGGTCCACTTGGAGACTTCAAGAAAGATGAGGAAGACAAATTTCCCGTCTGTATAAGGGAAGCGGTCTCGCAAGTGCTGAAAGGTTACGACTGGACCCTGGTCCCCATGCCTGTCAGAGTGAATGGATCCAGCAAAAACAAACCTCATGTCAAACGGCCGATGAATGCTTTCATGGTGTGGGCTCAAGCAGCCAGGAGGAAATTGGCTGATCAGTACCCGCATCTGCACAACGCAGAACTCAGCAAAACTCTCGGGAAGCTATGGAG ACTACTCAACGAAGTAGAAAAGCGTCCGTTTGTGGAAGAGGCCGAACGTTTACGCGTGCAGCACAAGAAAGATCACCCTGACTACAAATACCAACCGAGACGAAGAAAGTCTGTGAAAAACGGACAGGCCGATCCTGAGGACGGCGAGCAAACCCACATCTCTCCTAATGCCATATTCAAAGCTCTGCAGCAAGCCGACTCTCCCGCATCCAGCATGGGCGAGGTACATTCTCCTGGTGACCATTCAG GCCAGTCCCAGGGTCCTCCAACACCTCCTACAACCCCTAAAACAGACCTCCCATCCAGCAAAGCTGACTTGAAGCGTGAGGGTCGTCCCTTGCAAGAGGGCACAGGCAAGCAGCTCAACATAGACTTCCGGGAAGTTGACATTGGGGAGCTGAGCAGTGACGTCATCTCAAACATGGAGCCTTTTGACGTGAATGAGTTTGACCAGTACCTGCCACCTCACGGCCACCCGGGTGTCCCAGTTGCCAATCCTGTTCAGGCTTACTCTGGCAACTACAGCCTGAGCAACTCGTCCGTAAACCAGGCACCAGGGGCTGCAGGGCATGGCTGGATGTCCAAGCAACAGCAGCaaccacagcaacagcagcagcagcagcagcagcagcactctCTGACCACACTAGGTAGTGGTGGGGAGCAGAGCCAAGGTCAACAGAGAACCACccagataaaaacagagcagCTCAGCCCGAACCACTACAGCGAGCAGCAGGGTTCGCCTCAGCACATCACCTACGGTTCCTTCAATCTGCAGCACTACAGCGCTTCCTCTTACCCTTCAATTGCCCGCACACAGTATGACTATCCTGACCACCAGGGCGGCGCCAACTCCTACTATAGCCATGCCACTGGCCAGAGCTCCGGTCTCTACTCCACCTTTAGCTACATGAGTCCCACCCAGAGGCCCATGTACACCCCCATTGCTGATACAGCTGGGGTGCCCTCCATTCCCcagacccacagtccacagCACTGGGAACAACAGCCTGTCTACACCCAGCTTTCCAGGCCTTAG